A window of the Trichoplusia ni isolate ovarian cell line Hi5 chromosome 4, tn1, whole genome shotgun sequence genome harbors these coding sequences:
- the LOC113493322 gene encoding sal-like protein 1: MKQHMLTHKIRDVPPGFDKSSSGADEGREQSPDRRLSPDKLDLKRSPSAHPPPPMSHPPPIDMPPLPKRPSVPSGPSHPPPPASSKHLCGVCRKNFSSSSALQIHMRTHTGDKPFRCAVCQKAFTTKGNLKVHMGTHMWSGGASRRGRRMSLELPPRPLHEPHDLLRRPDLFYPYLPAPFLNGMQQKLNEISVIQQSAGQNGVAGKFPGLLGFGAFGGARAGAASPLERPPSLEGGDERQAAMRELAERGRELAERSRALREEGEYRAGGHGAHGAGGGAAQASPPAPHLAHPLGSLPPPARTEGLTV, encoded by the exons ATGAAGCAGCACATGCTGACGCACAAGATCCGTGACGTGCCGCCTGGTTTCGACAAGAGCTCGAGTGGGGCCGACGAGGGGCGAGAGCAGAGCCCCGACCGCCGCTTGTCGCCTGACAAGCTTGACTTGAAACGCTCGCCGTCTGCGCACCCGCCGCCGCCTATGTCGCACCCCCCACCCATCGATATGCCACCACTGCCTAAACGGCCCAGCG TACCGAGCGGGCCGAGCCACCCGCCTCCTCCGGCGTCGTCCAAGCACCTGTGCGGGGTGTGCCGCAAGAACTTCTCCTCGTCGTCCGCGCTGCAGATCCACATGCGCACTCACACCGGCGACAAGCCCTTCCGATGCGCTGTCTGCCAGAAGGCTTTCACTACCAAGGGTAACCTTAAG GTGCACATGGGCACCCACATGTGGAGTGGTGGCGCGTCTCGCCGTGGGCGGCGCATGTCGCTGGAGCTGCCGCCGCGGCCGCTGCACGAGCCGCACGACTTGTTGCGCCGCCCCGACCTCTTCTACCCGTACCTGCCCGCGCCTTTCCTCAACGGCATGCAGCAGAAG CTGAATGAGATATCAGTGATACAGCAGAGCGCGGGCCAGAATGGCGTAGCCGGGAAATTCCCCGGCCTACTCGGATTCGGAGCGTTCGGAGGCGCTCGGGCGGGCGCCGCGTCCCCGCTGGAGCGGCCGCCGTCGCTGGAGGGCGGCGACGAGCGCCAGGCGGCCATGCGCGAGCTGGCGGAGCGCGGGCGCGAGCTGGCCGAGCGCAGCCGCGCCCTGCGCGAGGAGGGCGAGTACCGCGCGGGCGGGCACGGCGCGcacggcgcgggcggcggcgcggcgcaggcctccccgcccgcgccgcaccTGGCGCACCCGCTGGGCTcgctgccgccgcccgcgcgcacGGAGGGGCTCACGGTCTGA